The following are from one region of the candidate division KSB1 bacterium genome:
- a CDS encoding twin-arginine translocase subunit TatC — MTEKSKEKEMPFLDHLEELRWRLIKSIVTVIVCAIGVYFFSEQVLAFLIALKPYRLERVKAFLDPTSDPQGAGFQAIQSILAVGSGGVTGVGLMQGQQKLFYLPEAHTDFIYAVVGEELGLWGALLVVVLFGIIAWRGLRISSRAPDLFSRLLAVGVTTMIVGQALINMSVVLALLPTKGIPLPFISYGGSDVLVMLLGMGLLLNISQHAD, encoded by the coding sequence ATGACCGAGAAATCCAAAGAAAAAGAGATGCCGTTTCTTGACCATCTTGAGGAACTTAGATGGCGATTGATTAAATCGATTGTTACCGTTATTGTCTGTGCAATCGGTGTCTATTTTTTCTCAGAGCAGGTGCTGGCGTTTCTGATTGCGTTGAAGCCGTACCGGCTGGAGCGGGTGAAGGCCTTTTTGGATCCCACCTCCGACCCGCAAGGCGCCGGCTTCCAGGCGATTCAGTCCATTTTGGCCGTCGGGTCGGGCGGCGTGACCGGCGTCGGTCTGATGCAGGGACAGCAAAAACTTTTTTATCTTCCCGAAGCCCACACCGACTTTATCTATGCCGTGGTCGGCGAGGAACTGGGTTTGTGGGGCGCTCTGCTGGTGGTGGTTCTGTTTGGGATCATCGCCTGGCGCGGGCTCCGGATTTCCAGCCGGGCACCGGACCTGTTTTCCCGGTTGCTGGCGGTGGGCGTAACCACGATGATAGTCGGGCAGGCCTTAATCAACATGAGCGTGGTGCTGGCGTTGTTGCCTACGAAAGGCATCCCGTTGCCGTTTATCAGCTACGGCGGCA
- the nrdR gene encoding transcriptional repressor NrdR translates to MKCPFCKYEDSKVIDSRASNEGRVVRRRRECLECARRFTTKEHVEESPIMVAKSDGRREIYDQEKLKRSLQIACTKRPVPTSTLDEIVTKIENELRDQSKDEIESREIGELIINYLRDLDEVAYVRFASVYRNFQAKEEFLSELEELKNPRKNTQ, encoded by the coding sequence ATGAAATGTCCGTTCTGCAAATACGAAGATAGTAAAGTTATCGACTCCCGAGCCAGTAATGAAGGTCGGGTTGTCAGAAGAAGAAGGGAATGTTTAGAATGCGCTCGTCGGTTTACGACAAAAGAACATGTAGAAGAATCTCCAATTATGGTTGCTAAATCCGATGGTCGGCGTGAGATCTATGATCAAGAAAAGCTGAAGCGTAGTTTGCAAATTGCCTGTACAAAGCGTCCGGTCCCTACATCTACACTGGATGAAATTGTGACTAAAATTGAAAACGAGCTTCGGGATCAATCAAAGGATGAAATTGAATCGAGAGAGATTGGTGAGCTGATTATTAATTACTTGCGGGATTTGGATGAAGTGGCCTACGTTCGATTTGCTTCGGTGTATCGGAATTTCCAGGCTAAAGAAGAATTTTTAAGTGAGCTTGAGGAACTAAAGAACCCGAGAAAAAATACTCAATAA
- a CDS encoding serine hydroxymethyltransferase — MDHLKRADPELYRAILDETKRQNNKLELIASENFVSLAVLEAAGQVMTNKYAEGYPQKRYYGGCEFVDVAEDLARDRAKKIFKADHANVQPHSGSQANIAAYFSILNPGDKILGMDLAHGGHLTHGSPVNFSGRIFKVVSYGVNEKTGYIDLDGVAAVAEKEKPKLIIAGASAYGREIDYKGFREIADKVGAYVIADMAHPAGLIAAGLIPSPIEHCHIVTTTTHKTLRGPRGGMILIGKNGENDLGIKTPKGRVKLWSEVVDSNVFPGFQGGPLMHIIAAKAVAFKEILEPSFRDYAQQIIRNAKALSNKLVDLGYNIVSGGTDTHVMLVDLRNRDLTGKQAEEFLEKAWITVNKNMVPFDTQSPFVTSGIRIGTPALTSRGMKEEAMEEIAFLIDKILSDVDNNKILKAVRDQVADLCLRFPLYAIADE, encoded by the coding sequence TTGGATCACTTAAAACGGGCAGATCCGGAATTATATAGAGCTATTTTAGATGAAACCAAGCGTCAAAACAATAAACTCGAATTAATCGCTTCAGAAAACTTCGTTAGCTTGGCAGTCCTGGAAGCTGCCGGCCAGGTGATGACCAACAAATACGCCGAAGGGTATCCTCAAAAACGTTACTACGGGGGCTGTGAATTTGTTGATGTGGCAGAAGATCTCGCCAGAGATCGAGCAAAAAAAATTTTCAAAGCCGATCACGCCAACGTCCAACCTCATTCCGGCTCACAAGCAAATATTGCTGCTTATTTTTCCATTCTAAATCCGGGCGATAAAATTCTGGGTATGGATTTAGCTCACGGGGGGCACCTTACCCACGGCAGCCCGGTTAATTTCTCCGGTAGAATTTTTAAAGTTGTTTCCTACGGAGTCAATGAGAAAACCGGCTACATCGATTTGGATGGCGTTGCAGCTGTTGCTGAAAAGGAGAAACCAAAATTAATCATTGCCGGCGCTAGCGCTTATGGCCGTGAGATTGACTACAAAGGGTTCCGTGAAATCGCTGACAAAGTTGGAGCTTACGTGATAGCCGATATGGCACATCCCGCTGGCTTGATTGCCGCTGGATTAATCCCGAGCCCAATTGAACATTGTCACATTGTGACTACGACCACGCACAAGACTTTGCGTGGACCAAGAGGCGGAATGATTCTAATTGGCAAGAATGGCGAAAATGATTTGGGTATCAAAACCCCCAAAGGCCGCGTCAAACTCTGGTCAGAAGTTGTTGATTCAAATGTTTTTCCGGGATTTCAAGGGGGGCCGCTTATGCATATTATCGCTGCAAAAGCGGTTGCTTTTAAAGAGATCCTGGAACCCAGCTTTAGAGATTATGCCCAGCAGATCATTCGGAATGCCAAAGCCTTGTCAAATAAACTTGTAGATTTGGGATATAATATCGTTTCGGGCGGTACCGATACACACGTCATGTTAGTCGATTTGCGAAACAGGGATCTTACCGGTAAACAGGCTGAGGAATTCTTGGAGAAAGCCTGGATCACCGTAAATAAAAATATGGTTCCATTTGACACCCAAAGCCCTTTTGTTACCAGCGGGATTCGAATCGGCACGCCGGCATTAACATCCCGAGGAATGAAGGAGGAGGCAATGGAGGAAATTGCATTTTTAATAGATAAAATTTTATCTGATGTGGATAACAATAAAATTTTGAAAGCGGTTCGAGATCAGGTTGCTGATTTATGTTTGCGTTTTCCACTTTATGCAATTGCGGATGAATAG